Below is a window of Desulfobulbaceae bacterium DNA.
TAACCCCTTTCCGCTTGAGTTCTTTGTATACGGCCGGCCAGGCCGGTAGGGGCCGATCCCCCTGTGCAATTATCGGAAGTGGTGGGAATAAAACCCGTTCTAGTTTTGCATCGTCCATATCTTCGGGAAGAGGCCAGGAAAGGCCCATTAATTCGGCCCTGCCTAAATACTCTGAGACTGTAGAACGGGCGATCCCGCAACTTTTTGATATTTGCCGCTCACTTCTGCCAACAAACAATTTAAGACGTAAGACTTCTCTTATTTTTCGCATTGATACCCTCTTTCGTGACAAAATTTCCTCCTCGCTCTTTCATGATTTATTAATGAAAAAGTGGAGGATAATAGTCTGGGTATCCTTCGCTGGGTAGACCTGAATTTTGGGTGGCCGAATTAAATCGGAATGGGTGGCCGAATAACTTCGGAATGGGTGGCCGAATTAAATCGGATTAGGTGGCCGGATAACTCCGGAATGAGTGGCCGAATTACTCCGGAATACTCAAGAGACAAGGGGTCAAGTCCGCTTTTGACTTTTGTTAAAAGAAGACAAGGGGTCAAGTCCGCTTTTGACTTTTGTTAATATAAAATCGCCGATGGTGGCATTTGCCACGTTAGGAAATGTTGGGTTTCGTACCTCTACCCAACCTACCAAATGACGAAGCCATTATCAGAAAAGAACCTGCCCTTTTAGTGAGCCAGATGGCATAAGGAGGTGTTATACCGTATGTGGCAAATGTTCACTTAGCCACATTTTCATAAGTGATTGGTAGGGGATATCGCGCTTATTTGCTTCAACTTTGATTTGGGCCAGCATTGATTCTGGCAGCCTTAACGAGATTGCCTTGGTTGTTGGCTTCAGGTTAGGAAAGACAGCGTGCTCTGCTGTGCTCCAGTCAAGGTAGTCACTTGAGTCATTTTCTTCCCAAAAAGCTCTTTCTTCTGGTTCTGTTGCAAACTTAGGAATTTTCTTCATAACTTTTTCTCTCCTTTTTATGCATGGGTCTGGCAGAGATTACCCTGATTTTATTTTGTTTAATTGTAAAGGTTATATGTAATTTCATATTGTTGTCAGTTCTACCTAAAGCATGAACTCTCACTTCATTTTGTGAGTGGGCTTTATCTTTAAGCAATAAGAGTGGTTGATTGAAAAACACTTGTTCCGTCTCTTCCTTTGAAACATCGTGCTTTTCAGAGCTTTTACGCTCGTTGCCATGATCCCACTGAAACTGCTTTGGTTCTTGTATATTTATCATAATTGTATATTAATGCCATATACTAATGTTGTCAATATTCCAGGTTTTCAGTTAGAAAATGTTGGGTTTCGTGCCTCTACCCAACCCACCAAATAACTAAGCCCTTGTCTGAAAATAACCTGTCCGTTTTAGTGAGCCAGATGGCATAAGGAGCCGTAAGATAATGCATCATAAATAGCCGTGTTGTTTTTTGACGGCTCCTAAATTAGAACCGTTGATAACCACGAGGACACCGAGAGCACGAAGGCAAAGACTCTGGAAACGCTGTTCTCGATACTCATTTATTTCAAGCACTCTAACTATCAAGCCCTGCCAGATTTTATCCCAATCCCATCGATTTAAACTACCGAGATGATTTTCATGGAAATTCCCGCGCATCTCGGTATCGGATGTGGGAGGAAACATCGCCTGGGCTGCAAGGGCGCTGTCCAGGCCATCAGGTAAAGCGAAGGCAGCTGGTGTCCACATTTCGAGGTTTTTTCTTTGCTCGGAACCCCCCACTGGTGCAAAAAAATGACCACCCTTTCGAGCCATGACCCGTCCATCCCAAAACATTGTAACAAAGTCGCCTCGATTAAACAGGTCTGTGGCATTTCGTGGTACGAACACTGGCTTACTCGCCTCGTTTACTGGAAGAATGCGAGAGGTCATAATGCCCTTTCCACCTTAACCTATGGAAACGGGAAGCGCATCTGCCGTGGCGGCCTCGGGAAGATGACAGGTAGCGCAGGAGATATTTTTAAAACCATACCCTTTATCGCCACCATTTCATGCCCTCCTAATTCGTTGCATTATTATATTTGGCTTACTATCGTGCTTACCCGTCCCAAGACCCTTTTAATTGGTGCTGCCTATAAATGCTATTGGCAAACTTAGTAAACTGTATCAACGCATTGATTACAATCATACCTCTTTCAATATGGT
It encodes the following:
- a CDS encoding IS21 family transposase, whose product is MRKIREVLRLKLFVGRSERQISKSCGIARSTVSEYLGRAELMGLSWPLPEDMDDAKLERVLFPPLPIIAQGDRPLPAWPAVYKELKRKGV
- a CDS encoding BrnA antitoxin family protein; this translates as MKKIPKFATEPEERAFWEENDSSDYLDWSTAEHAVFPNLKPTTKAISLRLPESMLAQIKVEANKRDIPYQSLMKMWLSEHLPHTV
- a CDS encoding BrnT family toxin, with product MINIQEPKQFQWDHGNERKSSEKHDVSKEETEQVFFNQPLLLLKDKAHSQNEVRVHALGRTDNNMKLHITFTIKQNKIRVISARPMHKKERKSYEENS